Sequence from the Nocardioides exalbidus genome:
GCACGGTCGCCGTCGACGGCCCGAGCCTGTTCATCTGGGGGCTGGTGCTCGCCTTGGCGATCGCCGGCGTGCTGCTCTTCGCCGAGCGCCACCTCGACGGCGGGGTGTCGGCGTTCGCCGGCCAGGCCGCCGCGGTGCCGGGCACCGACGCCGAGACCGCGGCGATCGCTGCGCAGCGCGAGCACACCGAGGTCTACCCGCTGATGATGTTCGCGGTCTTCGGGATGATGCTCTTCCCCGCGGCCAACGACCTGCTGACCATGTTCGTCGGCCTCGAGGTCCTCTCACTGCCGCTCTACCTCCTCAGCGGCCTGGCCCGGCGCCGGCGCCTGCTCAGCCAGGAGGCGGCCCTGAAGTACTTCCTGCTCGGCGCCTTCTCCTCCGGCTTCTTCCTCTACGGCGCCGCGCTGCTCTACGGCTACGCCGGCTCGATGGACTTCGCCGCGATCAACGAGGCCGTGCGCAACGACGTGAGCAGCAACAGCCTGCTGCTCATCGGCACCGGCCTGCTGTCGGTCGGCCTGCTCTTCAAGGTCGGCGCCGTCCCCTTCCAGGCGTGGACGCCCGACGTCTACCAGGGCGCCCCGACCCCGGTCGTGGCCTTCATGGCCGCCGGCACCAAGGTCGCCGCGTTCGGCGCGCTGCTCCGCCTGTTCTACGTCGCCCTCGGCGCCGACCGCTGGTCGTGGCAGCCGATGCTGTGGATCATCGCGATCCTCTCGATGTTCGTCGGCGCGATCCTCGCGATGACGCAGAGCGACATCAAGCGCCTGCTCGCCTACTCCTCGGTCGCGCACACCGGCTTCATCCTCGTCGGCGTGATCGGCCTGCAGGGCTCCGCCGACCTCGCCTCCGGCGAGATCACCTCGCTCCAGGCCGTGCTGTTCTACCTCGCGACCTACGGCTTCGCGACCATCGGCGCCTTCGCCGTGGTCAGCCTCGTGCGCGACGGCGGTGGCGAGACGACGGCGCTCGCCCGCTGGGCGGGGCTCGGCAAGGAGTCGCCCCTCGTGGCGGCGGTCTTCGCCTTCTTCCTGCTCGCGCTCGCCGGCATCCCGCTGACCGCCGGCTTCGTGGGCAAGCTCGCCGTCTTCTCGGTCGCGCTGGCGGCCGGTGCCTGGCCGGTGGTCGTGGCCGCGATCGCGGCGAGCATCCTGGCGGTCGCCCTCTACGTCCG
This genomic interval carries:
- the nuoN gene encoding NADH-quinone oxidoreductase subunit NuoN, whose translation is MDFVKPSIDYFELSPLLIVFAVACLGVVVEAFLPRALRYRAQVVLSLVGLVAALVGVVLVARAVATYDDGAARGILAVGGTVAVDGPSLFIWGLVLALAIAGVLLFAERHLDGGVSAFAGQAAAVPGTDAETAAIAAQREHTEVYPLMMFAVFGMMLFPAANDLLTMFVGLEVLSLPLYLLSGLARRRRLLSQEAALKYFLLGAFSSGFFLYGAALLYGYAGSMDFAAINEAVRNDVSSNSLLLIGTGLLSVGLLFKVGAVPFQAWTPDVYQGAPTPVVAFMAAGTKVAAFGALLRLFYVALGADRWSWQPMLWIIAILSMFVGAILAMTQSDIKRLLAYSSVAHTGFILVGVIGLQGSADLASGEITSLQAVLFYLATYGFATIGAFAVVSLVRDGGGETTALARWAGLGKESPLVAAVFAFFLLALAGIPLTAGFVGKLAVFSVALAAGAWPVVVAAIAASILAVALYVRVIKVMFFDEPVGDGPSVAYPSVMTATTIAVGAAVTLVLGIVPGPVLDLAAVAGEFIR